In Sinorhizobium sojae CCBAU 05684, a single window of DNA contains:
- a CDS encoding SOS response-associated peptidase produces the protein MCNRYRIEVQFDELWHAARPHRDITNRANPTTEVFPDKLGPVIRNSADGERELVNLTWGMPSPPTVTNGRPDYGVTNIRNLDSPHWRGWTGVNNRCLVPWTAFCEYEDTRPKKTARWFAIDDQQPLAFFAGIWAPWKGTRGSMRNPRNGEHELFAFLTCEANALVKPIHPKAMPVILTDPAEIELWLTAEWKDAKALQRPFSAERMTLLPAETTQESLLL, from the coding sequence ATGTGCAATCGGTACCGCATCGAAGTTCAATTTGACGAGCTATGGCACGCGGCACGGCCGCATCGGGACATCACCAACCGCGCCAATCCGACGACCGAGGTGTTTCCGGACAAGCTAGGGCCGGTCATCCGAAACAGCGCCGACGGCGAACGCGAACTGGTCAATCTCACCTGGGGAATGCCCTCCCCGCCGACGGTCACCAATGGGAGGCCGGACTACGGCGTCACCAATATCCGCAACCTCGATTCTCCGCACTGGCGCGGCTGGACCGGCGTCAACAACCGCTGCCTCGTGCCGTGGACTGCCTTCTGCGAATACGAGGACACTAGGCCAAAGAAGACGGCCCGCTGGTTTGCGATTGATGACCAGCAGCCGCTTGCCTTCTTCGCCGGCATCTGGGCGCCATGGAAGGGGACGCGCGGCTCGATGAGGAACCCGCGCAATGGCGAGCACGAACTGTTTGCCTTCCTCACCTGCGAGGCAAACGCGCTGGTGAAGCCGATCCACCCTAAAGCGATGCCAGTCATCCTCACGGACCCGGCTGAGATCGAGCTGTGGTTGACCGCGGAATGGAAGGATGCCAAGGCGCTGCAGCGGCCTTTTTCGGCCGAGCGGATGACACTGCTGCCAGCCGAGACCACACAGGAGTCTTTGTTGCTTTGA
- the dinB gene encoding DNA polymerase IV, translated as MTSRSSENSRAFDPARQRKIIHIDMDAFYASVEQRDNPELRGRPVAVGGSAARGVVAAASYEARKFGVHSAMPSVTAKRKCPDLIFVMPRFDVYRAVSDQIRQIFAEYTPLIEPLSLDEAYLDVTENLKGMEIATDIAEEIRAKITATTGLTASAGVSYNKFLAKMASDQRKPDGLFVITPRNGPAFIEALPVKKFHGVGPATAERMKRLGIETGLDLKARSLVFLQEHFGKSGAYFYGIARGIDQREVEPDRVRKSVGAEDTFAEDLLDLEPACKELAPLVEKVWGYCAANAISARTVTVKIKYSDFTQATRSRTLPTPVTGSAEIAEIASALLSSVYPFRRSIRLLGVTLSSLDAATGPPVSQLKLSL; from the coding sequence ATGACATCCCGTAGCAGCGAAAATTCACGGGCATTTGACCCGGCGCGACAGCGCAAGATCATCCATATCGACATGGACGCCTTTTACGCATCTGTAGAACAGCGTGACAATCCGGAATTGCGCGGCAGGCCAGTCGCGGTCGGCGGCTCTGCCGCACGTGGCGTCGTCGCCGCGGCAAGCTACGAGGCGCGGAAGTTCGGAGTGCATTCGGCGATGCCTTCTGTCACGGCCAAGCGCAAGTGCCCTGACCTCATCTTCGTCATGCCGCGTTTCGACGTGTACCGGGCCGTATCCGACCAAATCCGGCAGATTTTTGCTGAGTACACGCCACTCATCGAGCCTCTGTCTCTCGACGAGGCGTATCTCGATGTCACCGAAAACCTGAAGGGCATGGAGATCGCAACCGACATCGCCGAGGAGATCCGGGCAAAGATCACGGCAACGACGGGTCTCACCGCCTCGGCCGGAGTGAGCTACAACAAGTTCCTGGCGAAGATGGCGAGCGACCAGCGCAAGCCCGATGGTCTCTTCGTAATCACACCCAGGAACGGCCCCGCCTTCATCGAGGCGCTGCCAGTGAAAAAGTTCCACGGCGTAGGTCCGGCGACGGCTGAGCGAATGAAACGGCTCGGCATCGAAACGGGCCTGGACCTGAAGGCAAGGTCGCTCGTTTTCCTACAGGAGCACTTTGGAAAATCCGGCGCCTATTTCTATGGGATCGCCCGAGGCATCGATCAGCGTGAGGTCGAGCCAGACCGCGTGCGCAAGTCAGTTGGTGCCGAGGACACTTTTGCTGAAGACCTCCTCGATTTAGAGCCTGCCTGCAAGGAACTCGCTCCCCTTGTTGAGAAGGTTTGGGGTTATTGCGCTGCGAACGCAATCAGCGCCAGGACCGTAACCGTAAAGATCAAGTACTCCGACTTCACCCAGGCGACGCGAAGCAGAACTCTCCCCACTCCCGTAACCGGGTCCGCCGAAATCGCTGAGATCGCGAGCGCGCTGCTTTCTTCGGTGTATCCATTCAGGCGCAGCATCCGCCTCCTAGGCGTCACCTTGTCGTCGTTGGATGCCGCGACCGGTCCGCCGGTATCGCAGCTCAAGCTGTCTCTGTGA